A window of Miscanthus floridulus cultivar M001 chromosome 12, ASM1932011v1, whole genome shotgun sequence genomic DNA:
AGTTTTCttagggaactaaacagggcacAAGTTATACCATAAGCTAACAATAGTTTCAGTTGCACAATCTAGTAATgcaaaaattaattaatgggatGTCATACCTGGCCATTTCATCCAGAGGTGCAGGACCAAGATAGTTTTGATTGCTCTCATTAGTGGTGGCGAAGTATCTGTTATCCATGTACTTTTTCAGTTCTGTCAGTGAAGTTTTGGTATGTTGAAATGCTTATTTAAAATTACAGGACCACTTACACCATCACATTTTCGACAGCTGGTACTTTGGGCGATGAATCCTGAAAGTTATTACAACTTAATACTCCGTAGTAGTTACATGTGGAACATTATCAAAAGGGAAATAGATCCAGCCCTCTGTATCATCTCACCGTATACAAGTCCAGGTAAACCTTCTCATCGTATTGCTTCTCCCTGACTTCAAGATACTGCATTTCAAATCTGAAGATAAATGCCAATAGAAGCAATATAAAGCTGTAAGCAACACAATATCAGTTTGTGCAGAGACTTGCTGCTACATATACCATCATGATAAGCACATAAAAGTTCATATATACTGAAATTTTATAAGCCAATTCATGACTTAATCATCATAGTATCTAAATCTAATCAGGCTGTAGGAAAGAACATATGAGTTTTGGTCCATCGACCAATCTCTACATCTCCATAATGACAAGTAACTAACACCAGTAATATCCCAATCATCAAACATCAAACAATCGAGTATCATTATGGGACAGTTGTGCGTCAATCAGTACTAGTGAACAAAACATATCTGCCTGGCCTGCAATAAACATACCTCCATAGCTATCTCCTTATCTTCCTCCTTTATTCTGTAAGCAACTCCCCACTGAAAGATGTAAAATAGACAGATTAGCTCGCAGAATCAACCGCATGAACTGTGAAGGAGTAACATCAACCATGAATTTACTAATTCATTTGGTTTGCGCATCTTAGTAGGAGGGTGAACATGAGAAAGGGCGTACGCAGGTCGCTCCGGGCTGGTGCTCGAGCGTGACGGTCCTCCCGGGGAACTGCGGCGTGCCCCTGTGGTCCGTGCTCCCTGTCCACCGCCCGGAAGGAAGAGTAATTTGAGTGCGCGGCCGTGAAGACGGACGGATTGCAGGCGGGGGTGTGAAGGTTACCCTGGTAGAAGACGCGGCGGTAGTCCCTGACGAAGCCGACGAGGCGGGCGTCGTAGGCGAAGCCTGGGTTCCAGATCAG
This region includes:
- the LOC136497242 gene encoding gamma-glutamylcyclotransferase 2-3-like isoform X2, producing MSPIWVFGYGSLIWNPGFAYDARLVGFVRDYRRVFYQGSTDHRGTPQFPGRTVTLEHQPGATCWGVAYRIKEEDKEIAMEYLEVREKQYDEKVYLDLYTDSSPKVPAVENVMVYFATTNESNQNYLGPAPLDEMARQIYLAQGPSGPNREYVFKLEDALNKLDQHVQELANAVREYSDT
- the LOC136497242 gene encoding gamma-glutamylcyclotransferase 2-3-like isoform X1 encodes the protein MSPIWVFGYGSLIWNPGFAYDARLVGFVRDYRRVFYQGSTDHRGTPQFPGRTVTLEHQPGATCWGVAYRIKEEDKEIAMEYLEVREKQYDEKVYLDLYTDSSPKVPAVENVMVYFATTNESNQNYLGPAPLDEMARQIYLAQGPSGPNREYVFKLEDALNKLGVVDQHVQELANAVREYSDT